A section of the Centropristis striata isolate RG_2023a ecotype Rhode Island chromosome 7, C.striata_1.0, whole genome shotgun sequence genome encodes:
- the LOC131974851 gene encoding eosinophil peroxidase-like yields MKFLCLVAAGLYLCFQNQHVTAEKHLSRSMIEKAVIEAKATVDAAYEYSRRESINRVRRNAMHPSDVLRLLKQPVGQTRNAVRAADYMYNTIELIKTSLERRHKRSINATDLIYEEDLQVIAELTGCSARQRIPSCKTTPNLDKFRTASGVCNNRENSRWGSSNTPFTRWLPAEYQDKYSLPKGWDPKLKINKRLLPLVREVSNQILSTKISDVENDPLYTHLVTIFGQWTDHDLTFTPHSPVIRSFSNGIDCDESCERTEPCFPIEVPKEDPRFGKNSEECIPFFRSSAACGSGTTGHIFGGITVRQQINGLTSFIDVGQVYGSDDSKALSLRDLTSDKGLLRVNTEHTDNGRELLPFTNMGANMCATRARITNEVDVEEVPCFLAGDERSNENIGLTALHTLFMREHNRLARALAKLNPHWDGEKLYQEARKIMGGYFQVITFRDYLLHIVGPDFIAERLSTYPGYDENVDPSISNVFATAAYRFAHLMVQPFMFRLDEDYHEHSDFPSPVLHKAFFAPWRIIFEGGLDPILRGLVGRRAKLNTQDHMMTDELRDRLFKFSKHLALDLAALNMQRGRDHGLPGYNEWRRFCGLSAPKNFNRLSIVLNNKKLARSLLDLYGKPDNIDVWMGGVSEPFVPGGRVGPLFACLISTQFQRIRQGDRLWWENEGVFTEAQRESLRETSLARIICDNTGITEVPEKPFQYRNRGSGYNQCGSLPAFDLSPWKEDVN; encoded by the exons atGAAGTTTTTGTGTCTGGTAGCTGCAGGTCTTTACCTGTGTTTCCAAAACCAGCATGTGACTGCAG AAAAACATTTGAGCAGAAGTATGATTGAAAAAGCTGTGATTGAGGCGAAGGCCACAGTGGACGCAGCCTATGAGTACTCCAGAAGAGA GAGCATTAACCGCGTGAGGAGGAATGCAATGCATCCTTCAGACGTTTTACGGTTGTTGAAGCAACCTGTTGGACAAACCCGTAATGCTGTGCGTGCTGCTGACTACATGTATAATACCATCGAACTGATCAAGACTTCTTTGGAAAGACGTCACAAACGTTCCATCAATGCCACAG ATCTGATCTATGAGGAGGATCTGCAGGTGATTGCTGAGCTGACAGGCTGCTCTGCCCGTCAACGAATCCCTTCCTGCAAGACGACTCCCAATTTAGACAAGTTTCGCACTGCAAGTGGTGTCTGCAACAACAG AGAAAACAGCCGCTGGGGATCCTCCAACACGCCTTTCACCCGCTGGCTCCCTGCTGAGTACCAGGATAAATATTCTCTGCCTAAAGGCTGGGACCCTAAACTCAAAATCAACAAACGTCTTCTTCCTTTG GTGAGGGAAGTGTCCAACCAAATTCTGAGCACAAAAATCTCTGATGTAGAGAACgatccactctacactcacctgGTGACAATCTTTGGCCAGTGGACCGACCACGACCTGACCTTCACTCCTCACTCTCCTGTCATCCGCTCATTCAGTAACGGTATTGACTGTGACGAGAGCTGTGAGCGCACAGAGCCCTGCTTCCCTATTGAG GTTCCCAAGGAAGACCCCCGCTTTGGCAAAAACTCAGAAGAGTGCATCCCCTTCTTCCGCTCATCGGCAGCTTGTGGTTCTGGCACAACAGGACACATCTTTGGTGGAATAACTGTCCGCCAACAGATAAACGGACTTACATCTTTCATTGACGTAGGACAGGTGTACGGTTCAGATGATAGTAAAGCTCTCTCCCTACGTGACCTCACCTCAGATAAGGGACTGCTGAGGGTCAATACAGAGCACACTGACAACGGCCGTGAGCTACTGCCCTTCACAAACATGGGTGCCAACATGTGCGCCACCCGAGCTCGCATCACTAATGAGGTTGATGTTGAGGAGGTGCCATGCTTTCTGGCTG GTGACGAACGCTCCAATGAGAATATTGGTCTGACAGCTTTACACACATTGTTTATGCGTGAACACAACCGTCTGGCACGTGCTCTGGCCAAACTCAATCCTCACTGGGATGGAGAGAAGCTGTACCAGGAGGCACGAAAGATCATGGGAGGATATTTTCAG GTTATCACTTTCAGAGACTACTTACTTCACATTGTTGGTCCAGACTTCATTGCAGAGCGGCTGTCTACCTACCCCGGTTACGATGAAAACGTGGATCCCAGCATCTCAAATGTGTTCGCCACAGCTGCCTACCGTTTCGCTCACTTGATGGTTCAGCCATTTATGTTTCGTCTAGATGAGGACTACCACGAGCACAGTGATTTCCCCAGCCCAGTGCTGCACAAAGCCTTCTTCGCACCGTGGAGGATCATCTTCGAAG GTGGTCTGGACCCAATCCTAAGGGGCTTGGTGGGCCGCAGGGCCAAGCTGAACACACAGGATCACATGATGACGGATGAGCTGAGGGATAGACTGTTTAAATTCTCCAAACATTTGGCACTGGATCTGGCTGCCCTCAACATGCAGAGAGGCAGAGACCACGGACTCCCTG GCTACAACGAATGGCGCAGATTCTGTGGGCTGTCGGCTCCAAAAAATTTTAACAGGTTGTCAATAGTgctgaataataaaaaactagCCAGGAGCCTGCTGGATCTCTACGGCAAGCCTGACAACATTGACGTGTGGATGGGAGGAGTGTCTGAGCCGTTTGTCCCTGGAGGAAGAGTGGGACCCCTGTTTGCCTGCCTGATTTCCACTCAGTTCCAGAGGATCCGCCAAGGAGACCG ACTTTGGTGGGAGAACGAGGGAGTTTTCACTGAGGCCCAGAGGGAGTCCCTGAGGGAAACATCACTCGCCCGAATCATATGTGACAACACTGGTATCACTGAAGTACCAGAAAAACCCTTCCAATATCGCAACAGAGGCTCCGGTTACAATCAATGTGGCAGCCTCCCTGCCTTTGACCTCAGTCCATGGAAGGAAGATGTTAACTAG